In one Pseudomonadales bacterium genomic region, the following are encoded:
- a CDS encoding MBL fold metallo-hydrolase: MTRILHQRSIVQFVAGLGAVCFTTLLASDALAASGSRQCGAEGVWVQILGAGGSELDDGQSGSSYLVWIDNQARLLVDTGPGSSLRFDESGAVFRDLDAIVFTQLHADHTTDFPAYVEGSEFAERDRPLPVYGPEGNADYPDTETFITRLIGPSGAFSYLQDFLSHRSRGGYKINPRNVPATGQRRWARFGSEFLRLSSIPVTHGNVPAIAWRVEIGEQNIVFTGDFNNTKNVIPEFAAGADALVVTHAIPDNARGEARDFHVTPTQIGRIARQAQVRMVILSHRMNRTRGRESMSRSAIEAEYMGPLIFANDLECWGI, translated from the coding sequence GTGACCAGAATTCTCCATCAACGATCCATCGTGCAATTTGTCGCCGGCCTCGGCGCTGTGTGTTTCACCACCCTGCTGGCTTCAGACGCGCTGGCAGCCAGCGGCTCCCGGCAGTGCGGAGCGGAAGGCGTCTGGGTGCAGATTCTGGGTGCCGGCGGATCCGAACTCGATGATGGACAGTCGGGTTCGAGCTATCTGGTGTGGATCGACAACCAGGCACGGCTGCTGGTGGATACCGGCCCGGGATCGTCTCTGCGTTTCGACGAATCGGGCGCCGTTTTCCGGGACCTGGATGCCATCGTGTTCACCCAGTTGCACGCGGATCACACCACTGACTTTCCCGCCTACGTGGAAGGATCCGAGTTTGCCGAGCGGGACCGGCCGCTCCCGGTCTACGGCCCGGAAGGCAACGCCGATTATCCGGATACCGAAACCTTCATCACCCGTCTCATCGGGCCCAGTGGTGCGTTTTCCTACCTGCAGGACTTCCTCAGCCATCGCTCCAGGGGCGGCTACAAGATCAACCCGCGCAACGTGCCTGCAACCGGTCAGAGACGCTGGGCGCGATTCGGCAGTGAATTTCTGCGCCTGTCTTCAATCCCGGTTACCCATGGCAACGTCCCCGCCATCGCCTGGCGCGTGGAAATCGGCGAGCAGAACATCGTCTTCACCGGCGACTTCAACAACACCAAAAACGTGATCCCGGAGTTCGCGGCAGGGGCAGACGCCTTGGTAGTGACCCACGCGATACCCGACAACGCCCGCGGCGAAGCCCGTGACTTCCATGTGACACCGACCCAGATCGGTCGTATTGCCCGCCAGGCCCAGGTCCGCATGGTGATTCTCAGTCATCGCATGAATCGCACCCGGGGCAGAGAATCCATGAGCCGCAGCGCGATCGAAGCCGAGTACATGGGTCCGCTCATATTTGCCAACGACCTGGAGTGCTGGGGGATCTAG
- a CDS encoding DUF924 family protein, which yields MAEALLHFWFGTFTDGFSDSAHRKRWFSGGADFDEECRLRFGPLSAAIIAGEHEDWLDTPRGRLACILACDQLPRNIHRGTAAAFSGDARALQIAKLGVELSLDRDLEFDERAFFYMPFEHSERLIDQHTSVGLFTRLRDATPSGRRHLSGSYLQFAQQHRDLIERFGRFPHRNGVLGRISTPEELEYLRGGNDFGQTSH from the coding sequence GTGGCCGAAGCGCTGCTGCACTTCTGGTTTGGTACGTTCACCGATGGTTTCTCGGATTCCGCACACAGAAAGCGCTGGTTCTCGGGTGGGGCGGACTTCGACGAAGAGTGCCGTCTGCGCTTCGGTCCGCTGAGTGCGGCGATCATCGCCGGAGAGCATGAAGACTGGCTCGATACACCCCGCGGCCGCCTTGCCTGCATCCTGGCCTGTGATCAGTTGCCACGGAACATTCACCGCGGCACAGCGGCCGCATTCTCGGGAGACGCCCGGGCACTGCAGATCGCAAAGTTGGGCGTGGAACTGTCTCTGGATCGGGATCTCGAATTCGATGAGAGAGCGTTTTTCTATATGCCCTTCGAGCATTCGGAGCGTCTTATCGATCAGCATACGAGTGTCGGGCTGTTTACCCGGTTGCGGGACGCAACGCCCTCCGGCAGACGTCATCTCAGCGGCAGTTACCTGCAGTTCGCCCAGCAGCACCGGGATCTGATCGAGCGCTTCGGTCGCTTCCCCCACCGCAACGGTGTGCTTGGAAGAATCTCGACTCCGGAAGAGCTGGAATATCTGCGCGGTGGCAATGACTTCGGTCAGACAAGCCACTGA
- a CDS encoding nitroreductase family protein: MGFDTAMTDELLATTRAVRKRLDLQRPVPKSIIEECLSLAVQAPTGSNSQTWRWLVVDDAEKRKGLADLYRKAAEGYLSTAGKKAGDAQTQRVLSSAAYLMEHLHEVPVHLIPCVKSRPPANSPAIAYAGLFGSIYPAVWSFQLALRSRGLGSVLTTLHLAHEAEAAELLGIPDNVMQVALLPVAYTLGTDFRRANRPPVSTITHWNEW; encoded by the coding sequence TTGGGATTCGATACCGCCATGACCGATGAGCTGCTTGCCACCACACGTGCGGTGCGCAAGCGCCTGGATCTGCAGCGGCCTGTACCAAAGTCCATCATCGAAGAGTGTCTGTCTCTCGCGGTGCAGGCACCGACAGGATCAAACTCCCAGACCTGGCGCTGGCTGGTCGTGGATGATGCAGAAAAACGCAAGGGCCTCGCCGATCTCTATCGCAAAGCGGCCGAAGGCTACCTGTCCACCGCAGGGAAGAAAGCGGGGGATGCCCAGACCCAGCGCGTACTCAGTTCTGCCGCGTACCTGATGGAGCATCTGCACGAGGTACCCGTACATCTGATCCCCTGTGTGAAAAGCCGACCGCCGGCCAATTCCCCCGCAATCGCCTACGCAGGTCTGTTCGGCTCGATTTATCCCGCGGTATGGAGTTTTCAGCTCGCCTTGCGATCCCGGGGACTGGGTTCAGTGCTCACCACCCTGCATCTGGCCCACGAAGCCGAGGCTGCCGAACTGCTGGGTATTCCCGACAATGTGATGCAGGTGGCTCTACTGCCGGTGGCCTATACCCTGGGCACGGACTTCAGGCGGGCCAACCGGCCACCGGTGAGCACGATTACCCACTGGAACGAGTGGTAG
- a CDS encoding energy transducer TonB has protein sequence MNRHRLRQLLLLTALLLSGCMGAQNRPMQLIAGSGPSYPAEAKAAGIEGEVVVRYDISITGAVENVRVERADPAGVFEEAALSAVRSWRYNPRIREGQAEAVQDVLSTVRFRLSDGDVDNGY, from the coding sequence GTGAATAGACACCGGCTGCGACAACTGCTCCTGCTCACCGCGCTGCTGCTGAGCGGCTGCATGGGTGCACAGAACCGTCCCATGCAGCTGATCGCCGGATCAGGCCCCAGTTATCCCGCCGAGGCAAAAGCCGCCGGGATCGAAGGCGAGGTCGTGGTGCGTTACGACATCTCGATTACCGGTGCCGTTGAAAATGTGCGGGTGGAAAGAGCCGATCCGGCCGGCGTGTTCGAAGAGGCCGCGCTCTCTGCGGTGCGATCCTGGCGGTACAATCCGAGAATCCGGGAAGGGCAGGCCGAAGCGGTGCAGGATGTACTGAGCACGGTCCGTTTCCGGCTGTCAGACGGCGATGTCGACAACGGCTACTGA
- a CDS encoding phytanoyl-CoA dioxygenase family protein: MHVTTTDSLRLTTRQMAEFAAKGYLRLDSVVPEALNQAFLSEIGHTEDVASVAEHYDRIMGSSAIPIVPSGTPLAHAYPQGSALGRIIDLPAVRGAIESLVGPTSRIDHHFLHITFPPSLTGRALPAQHTHQDSTIDPRRAFDVQLMYFPHAVTREMGGTRFVPGSHLRIVSEAAIGRYQNIVGQQHMVCDAGTVLIVHHGIWHGGGANRSDRLRYMFKIRLCPTQRQCRLWDTSDLDTKSPQKPTFWLGAQPDPADVHTILTRPEPWHEADTGRLEYLNRIHFWRYLTGDETFDADYWATRIENEYT, translated from the coding sequence GTGCATGTGACGACGACTGACAGCCTGCGTCTCACCACCCGCCAGATGGCGGAATTTGCCGCGAAGGGATATCTGCGCCTCGACTCGGTGGTGCCCGAAGCCCTCAATCAGGCATTCCTGAGTGAGATCGGCCATACCGAAGACGTCGCCAGCGTCGCCGAGCACTACGATCGCATCATGGGTTCGAGCGCCATTCCGATTGTCCCTTCCGGCACACCACTGGCCCACGCCTATCCTCAGGGATCCGCGCTGGGACGCATCATCGATCTGCCCGCGGTGCGCGGTGCCATCGAGAGTCTGGTCGGCCCCACCAGCCGTATCGACCATCATTTTCTGCACATCACCTTTCCGCCGAGTCTCACCGGCCGCGCGCTGCCAGCCCAGCACACCCACCAGGATTCCACCATCGATCCCCGCCGGGCGTTTGACGTGCAACTGATGTACTTCCCCCATGCTGTGACCCGGGAGATGGGTGGCACCCGTTTTGTCCCCGGTTCCCATCTGCGCATCGTCAGCGAGGCTGCCATCGGTCGCTACCAGAACATCGTCGGCCAGCAGCACATGGTATGTGATGCCGGCACTGTGCTGATCGTGCACCATGGCATCTGGCACGGAGGTGGCGCCAACCGATCCGATCGCCTGCGCTACATGTTCAAGATCCGTCTCTGCCCCACCCAGCGTCAGTGCCGCCTCTGGGATACATCGGACCTGGACACCAAATCGCCGCAGAAACCGACCTTCTGGCTGGGTGCGCAACCCGATCCGGCGGACGTGCACACCATTCTCACCCGCCCGGAGCCCTGGCACGAAGCGGATACCGGGCGCCTCGAATATCTCAATCGCATACACTTCTGGCGTTATCTCACCGGAGACGAAACATTTGACGCCGACTACTGGGCAACCCGGATCGAAAATGAATACACCTGA
- a CDS encoding DUF2970 domain-containing protein: MNTPEKKPESDSDRLTLLQMIGSTLAAAFGVQSSRNRERDFSRGKPLHFIIIGVAFTALFVLAVVGVVRLVLGNLT, encoded by the coding sequence ATGAATACACCTGAAAAAAAACCCGAATCAGACAGCGATCGACTGACCCTGCTGCAGATGATCGGCAGCACCCTGGCTGCCGCCTTCGGTGTGCAGTCGAGCCGCAATCGGGAGCGGGATTTCAGCCGCGGTAAACCGCTCCACTTCATCATCATCGGCGTGGCTTTTACCGCACTGTTCGTACTTGCCGTCGTGGGCGTGGTTCGCCTGGTACTCGGCAATCTGACCTGA
- a CDS encoding VOC family protein, whose amino-acid sequence MRTVNPINITGIDHVVLRVEDPLRMLEFYCDVLGCRLERHLDDLGLWQLRAGRSLIDLIDVAGVLGRQGGGTPDPGAPNMDHLCLAVSPWDAEGISAHLSANGVDPGEIGKRYGATGTGPSMYLRDPEGNTVELKGPG is encoded by the coding sequence ATGAGGACAGTGAACCCCATCAATATCACCGGGATCGATCATGTGGTGCTGCGCGTCGAAGATCCGCTACGAATGCTCGAGTTCTATTGCGACGTGCTTGGCTGCCGACTGGAGAGGCATCTCGACGATCTCGGTCTGTGGCAGCTCAGGGCTGGCCGGTCGCTGATCGACCTGATCGATGTGGCTGGTGTTCTCGGCAGACAGGGCGGCGGGACACCGGATCCCGGTGCGCCGAACATGGATCATCTGTGTCTTGCAGTATCACCCTGGGATGCCGAAGGGATATCCGCGCACCTGAGCGCCAACGGCGTCGATCCGGGAGAAATCGGCAAGCGCTACGGTGCGACCGGAACTGGTCCCTCGATGTATCTGCGGGATCCTGAAGGCAATACGGTCGAGTTGAAAGGACCGGGCTGA
- a CDS encoding SDR family oxidoreductase, with protein MNTGLNGRTALITGGSLGLGYAMARAFHSAGARVAILARRQGPLDDACGTLNAEQAPDGAKVIGYVCDVADAGQLSTTFNAVTGDLGGVDILVNNAGHAAAKPFPEISDAEWQEDLDLKLFAAIRLSRLAWPHMQSQRWGRIINLLNVYAKTPDAGTAPTSVSRAAGMALTKVLAGEGAPHNILVNAMLIGFIKSDQIQRRFTASGTDKSFEEFVAAAGARLPLGRMGEAEEVANLAHFLASDAASYITGCAINMDGGLAKVV; from the coding sequence ATGAACACAGGATTGAACGGACGAACGGCGCTGATCACCGGCGGCAGTCTGGGTCTCGGCTACGCGATGGCCAGGGCCTTTCACAGCGCCGGGGCCCGGGTAGCGATTCTCGCCCGGCGACAGGGGCCGCTGGATGATGCCTGCGGTACGCTGAACGCGGAACAGGCACCGGATGGGGCGAAGGTGATCGGCTATGTCTGTGATGTTGCTGATGCCGGTCAACTGAGCACCACTTTCAATGCAGTCACCGGCGATCTGGGCGGCGTGGATATCCTTGTCAACAACGCCGGTCATGCGGCGGCAAAGCCCTTCCCTGAAATCTCGGATGCCGAGTGGCAGGAAGACCTGGATCTGAAACTCTTTGCGGCGATCCGGCTGAGCCGGCTCGCCTGGCCACACATGCAGTCTCAGCGCTGGGGGCGGATCATCAATCTGTTGAACGTGTACGCGAAGACGCCGGATGCCGGCACAGCGCCGACTTCGGTCAGCAGGGCAGCGGGTATGGCTCTGACCAAGGTTCTCGCTGGCGAGGGCGCGCCGCACAACATCCTGGTGAACGCGATGCTCATCGGATTCATCAAGAGCGATCAGATTCAGCGTCGCTTCACGGCATCGGGTACTGACAAGAGCTTCGAGGAGTTTGTCGCTGCTGCGGGCGCGCGACTGCCTCTGGGTCGGATGGGTGAAGCGGAGGAGGTCGCGAATCTGGCGCACTTTCTGGCCTCGGATGCGGCGTCCTACATCACCGGATGCGCGATCAATATGGACGGCGGTCTGGCGAAGGTTGTCTGA
- a CDS encoding aminoglycoside phosphotransferase family protein: MNSPEAVLAAGWFVARDVAPLGAGHIHDTFRATDARGARFVLQRINDRVFADPVQVMHNVMRVTAHTSAHAPGLTPVLVRSRSGDGFHTDERGRVWRLWEEVGDCRVVSQVTQTALAEAAGFAFGRFQQVLADLPQPPLAPVIPGFHELEKVLLRFDHVAAAERTDRGKDAAFVDRHRDLAQHLSDPTGHIHGDCKLSNLLFDGSRSEVRCVLDLDTVMLGHWAWDYGDLVRSVLTATRPDMWPQAFAAVTRGFLTGSGIRATAGELTAAPRYMTFMLGVRYLTDHLDDDTYFKVAARGDNLQRARRQFALLESIEAAVTGLRGALTGIEGVLK; encoded by the coding sequence TTGAACTCCCCTGAGGCAGTCCTGGCGGCAGGCTGGTTCGTTGCCAGAGACGTTGCACCGCTGGGCGCAGGTCACATTCACGACACCTTCCGGGCGACGGACGCCAGGGGTGCGCGGTTCGTGCTGCAGCGGATCAACGACCGGGTGTTCGCCGACCCTGTGCAGGTGATGCACAACGTCATGCGGGTGACGGCGCACACGTCGGCACACGCGCCCGGACTGACGCCGGTTCTCGTCCGGAGCCGTTCCGGTGACGGATTTCATACGGATGAGCGGGGTCGTGTGTGGCGGCTCTGGGAGGAAGTCGGCGATTGCCGGGTTGTGAGTCAGGTGACACAGACAGCGCTCGCGGAAGCGGCAGGATTCGCATTCGGACGATTTCAGCAGGTGCTCGCGGATCTCCCCCAGCCACCCCTTGCGCCGGTTATCCCGGGCTTTCATGAGCTCGAAAAGGTGTTGCTCAGGTTCGATCATGTGGCAGCAGCCGAGCGGACAGACCGGGGAAAAGATGCCGCCTTCGTCGATCGCCATCGGGATCTTGCTCAGCATCTGTCCGATCCGACCGGCCACATTCACGGTGACTGCAAACTCAGCAATCTGCTCTTCGATGGGTCCCGGTCCGAGGTACGCTGTGTGCTGGATCTCGATACGGTCATGCTCGGTCACTGGGCCTGGGATTACGGGGATCTGGTGCGCTCGGTACTCACCGCGACCCGGCCTGATATGTGGCCACAGGCGTTTGCCGCGGTAACCCGAGGGTTTCTGACCGGGTCGGGCATCAGGGCAACGGCTGGAGAGCTGACAGCAGCACCCCGCTACATGACCTTCATGCTGGGTGTGCGCTACCTCACCGATCATCTCGACGATGATACCTATTTCAAGGTGGCAGCACGGGGTGACAACCTCCAGCGGGCGCGGCGGCAGTTCGCGCTGCTGGAATCCATCGAAGCCGCTGTAACCGGGCTGAGGGGCGCTCTGACCGGTATCGAAGGCGTGCTCAAGTGA
- a CDS encoding family 20 glycosylhydrolase, protein MSSQLDVAIPPQLLPLPRAVDCGTGRQRLTSARVSAEFTGVRSLRLEKAVERFTRALAARSGLPLQEPATQIRISCAELSPRYPGIVEDESYWLAIDDAGIYLEAPTEWGVLRGLVTLLQTVTRPGWVPHVAIEDAPRFPWRGLLLDPARHFLDTSTIERALAGMALCKLNVLHLHLSDDQGFRFPSAAYPKLPSTLCYSRDELEHLVETAADLGIRVIPELDMPGHVTSWLTAYPEWGCRQTAASERFGVHEACLDPTSEVVYKAIGGLLDELTAVFPDPCIHIGGDEVHHRWWSEDPHIRAYMAQHNLTGPRDLQAQFNARVRQLVLDRDRQVIGWDEVLHDDLARDWIVQAWRGATSRDRAAARGNRVLVSAPYYLDLSFPAGMHYDFDPGADQQTLLRFEDEQMADPRLAHVADGLRWTLQWRDDAVAPVERTVLDELVLGGEACLWGELVDAEVLDVRLWSRLPALAERFWSTDRECSGEGLTGRLAWYLAEIHPLGGVDVAQRSRGQLAGLGLDDHWRPLLDMLEPVKWYGRLLGARALAARIQGSEMPKARPYQTHTPLRGVADYLPPESFLSSRIEAICARAAADALNQTDRDELARLIQTWQRLAAGPGGGGQAGALRPLQEALGELARAMDERLRTGKRIELARMEALSRPQGELMLAIGPQLRAWLMESP, encoded by the coding sequence ATGTCGAGTCAACTGGATGTTGCAATACCCCCGCAGCTGTTGCCCCTGCCGCGCGCGGTGGATTGCGGGACGGGTCGGCAACGGCTGACGAGCGCACGGGTCAGCGCTGAATTTACCGGTGTCCGCAGCCTGCGACTGGAAAAGGCGGTGGAGAGATTTACCCGGGCGCTCGCGGCCCGCAGCGGCCTGCCGCTGCAGGAACCGGCGACACAGATACGCATCTCCTGCGCGGAACTCAGTCCCCGGTATCCCGGAATCGTGGAAGACGAAAGCTACTGGCTGGCGATCGATGATGCGGGCATCTATCTCGAGGCACCGACCGAGTGGGGGGTACTGCGCGGTCTGGTCACGCTGCTGCAGACGGTCACCAGGCCCGGATGGGTGCCGCATGTGGCCATCGAAGATGCGCCCCGGTTCCCGTGGCGTGGCCTGTTACTCGACCCGGCCCGGCACTTTCTCGACACCTCCACGATTGAGCGGGCCCTCGCCGGCATGGCGCTGTGCAAACTCAATGTGCTGCATCTGCATCTGTCGGACGATCAGGGTTTCCGCTTCCCGTCCGCCGCCTACCCGAAGCTGCCGAGTACACTCTGCTATTCCAGGGATGAACTCGAACACCTGGTCGAGACGGCGGCCGATCTCGGCATCAGGGTGATTCCCGAACTGGATATGCCAGGGCATGTGACCAGCTGGCTGACCGCGTATCCGGAGTGGGGCTGCCGACAGACTGCAGCCTCTGAGCGCTTCGGGGTCCACGAAGCCTGCCTGGATCCCACCAGTGAGGTGGTCTACAAAGCAATCGGTGGTCTGCTCGACGAGCTGACTGCGGTATTTCCGGATCCCTGCATTCACATCGGCGGAGACGAGGTCCATCACCGCTGGTGGTCCGAAGATCCGCACATCCGTGCGTATATGGCGCAGCACAACCTGACAGGGCCCCGGGATCTCCAGGCGCAGTTCAATGCCCGGGTTCGACAACTGGTCCTGGATCGGGATCGGCAGGTGATCGGCTGGGACGAAGTGCTCCACGATGACCTTGCCCGGGACTGGATCGTGCAGGCATGGCGCGGTGCGACCTCGCGGGATCGGGCGGCGGCGCGAGGCAATCGGGTACTGGTTTCGGCGCCCTACTATCTGGATCTCAGCTTTCCCGCGGGTATGCACTACGACTTCGATCCCGGTGCAGATCAGCAGACGCTGCTGCGCTTCGAAGACGAGCAGATGGCCGATCCGCGTCTGGCCCATGTGGCGGACGGTCTGCGCTGGACACTGCAGTGGCGCGATGACGCAGTGGCACCGGTCGAGCGGACCGTGCTCGATGAACTGGTGCTTGGCGGCGAAGCCTGTCTATGGGGAGAGCTGGTGGATGCGGAAGTACTCGACGTTCGGCTGTGGTCGCGTCTTCCGGCGCTGGCGGAACGCTTCTGGTCGACGGACCGGGAGTGTTCCGGTGAAGGTCTTACCGGGCGTCTTGCCTGGTATCTTGCGGAGATTCATCCCCTGGGTGGTGTCGATGTTGCGCAGCGCAGCCGCGGTCAGCTCGCAGGTCTGGGTCTCGACGATCACTGGCGTCCGCTGCTGGACATGCTCGAGCCGGTGAAGTGGTACGGTCGACTGCTCGGCGCCCGCGCGCTGGCGGCACGCATCCAGGGAAGCGAGATGCCGAAGGCGCGACCCTATCAGACCCACACGCCGCTCAGAGGCGTTGCCGACTATCTGCCGCCGGAGAGCTTTCTTTCGTCCCGGATCGAGGCCATCTGCGCGCGGGCCGCCGCAGACGCACTCAATCAGACGGACCGGGACGAACTGGCGCGTCTTATACAGACCTGGCAGCGGCTCGCTGCCGGACCCGGTGGGGGCGGTCAGGCCGGTGCCTTGCGCCCGCTGCAGGAGGCGCTGGGAGAACTTGCCCGGGCAATGGACGAACGTCTGCGTACAGGAAAGCGGATCGAGCTGGCGCGGATGGAAGCGCTGAGTCGTCCGCAGGGTGAACTGATGCTGGCGATCGGACCGCAACTGCGCGCCTGGCTGATGGAATCACCTTGA
- a CDS encoding SIS domain-containing protein, which yields MDIRQRMRAVIEAEADAIRAIDVNDDFVRAVEVMKNCEGKIITTGIGKAGHIAHKFAATLCSTATPAVFVHPAEAAHGDLGLVDTHDVMIAFSTSGKSREVLEILELARHLGVATVIGVTSHPDSDLRRLSDFVLDMGEIKEPCPLGLTPSASMAVMLAITDAIALALLEHKGVTREDYGLRHHGGYLGRAARADNVPHSK from the coding sequence ATGGATATCAGACAACGCATGCGCGCCGTCATCGAAGCCGAAGCAGATGCTATCCGCGCCATCGACGTGAACGACGACTTCGTCCGTGCCGTCGAAGTGATGAAGAACTGCGAAGGCAAAATCATCACCACCGGTATCGGCAAAGCCGGCCACATCGCCCACAAATTTGCCGCCACCCTCTGCTCGACGGCGACACCCGCGGTGTTCGTACATCCCGCGGAAGCCGCTCACGGCGATCTCGGTCTGGTGGACACCCACGATGTGATGATCGCCTTTTCCACCAGCGGCAAGAGCCGGGAAGTGCTGGAAATTCTCGAACTCGCCCGGCATCTGGGTGTTGCGACCGTCATCGGCGTCACCTCCCACCCGGATTCAGATCTGCGCAGACTGTCTGATTTCGTGCTCGACATGGGCGAAATCAAGGAACCCTGCCCTCTCGGCCTGACACCCAGCGCGAGCATGGCGGTGATGCTGGCAATCACGGACGCTATCGCACTGGCGCTGCTGGAGCACAAGGGTGTCACCAGAGAAGACTACGGCCTGCGCCACCATGGAGGTTATCTGGGTCGGGCGGCGCGGGCGGACAACGTGCCTCACTCGAAGTGA
- a CDS encoding DUF2306 domain-containing protein, which translates to MTTNTATRSSLLGLLIFLSIPIALYAFVFQSGMAGGTDFHERFATMPVFAACHILGSGVALLLGGFQFLPALRRRRPELHRWLGRTYLVAVCAGGIGGLVLASNATGGLVARVGFSGLGIVWLYSGWQAYAAIRRRDIRSHQRWMVRNFALTFAAVTLRIYLGLSEAAGIPFQEFYPVVAWLCWVPNLILVEWLLLSPLNPVPPGRL; encoded by the coding sequence ATGACCACGAACACCGCGACCCGCTCTTCCCTGCTCGGCCTGCTGATCTTCCTCAGCATTCCCATCGCGCTCTATGCCTTCGTGTTCCAGAGCGGCATGGCCGGCGGCACGGATTTCCACGAACGTTTTGCCACCATGCCGGTATTCGCCGCCTGCCACATTCTCGGCAGCGGCGTTGCCCTGCTGCTGGGCGGATTTCAGTTCCTGCCCGCTCTGCGCCGGCGCCGGCCCGAGCTGCACCGCTGGCTCGGCCGCACCTACCTGGTGGCGGTGTGTGCGGGCGGAATCGGCGGGCTGGTGCTGGCCAGCAACGCGACCGGCGGTCTGGTGGCCCGGGTCGGTTTTTCCGGTCTCGGTATCGTCTGGCTTTACAGCGGCTGGCAGGCCTATGCAGCCATACGCAGGCGGGACATCCGCAGCCATCAGCGCTGGATGGTGCGCAACTTCGCCCTCACTTTCGCCGCAGTGACCCTGCGCATCTACCTCGGGCTGTCCGAAGCTGCCGGTATTCCGTTTCAGGAATTCTATCCGGTCGTCGCCTGGCTGTGCTGGGTGCCGAATCTGATCCTGGTGGAGTGGCTGCTGCTGTCCCCGCTCAACCCGGTACCGCCAGGGAGACTCTGA
- a CDS encoding LysR family transcriptional regulator has translation MQIERHEIRIFATVVEEGGFSRAAEKLDVSQSAVSQAIANLEHKLECQLLLRGRRPELTESGKRLFSFARTVINEEEQALDDIHRIRLGELSTLNLAMSSAVNRFYGEVLLLEFCERNPLTRLKLDVAPSREMVYGVDEDRWEIAFGPFQTRMPGHFECVPFFEETRRLVVHENHPNFHALRRDPGSMLGSQTLLTSFLDDPVKRPGSQRIRDMVQDVWEVSHLGLRLALCEAGRGITYLPDSLVASLAGYHPIESLEVSSFDREVGVYYKKHKALSEGAKRFIGICHRYFAQGSR, from the coding sequence ATGCAGATCGAACGCCATGAAATCCGTATCTTTGCCACCGTTGTCGAGGAAGGTGGGTTCTCACGCGCGGCAGAGAAACTGGATGTTTCCCAGTCCGCGGTGAGCCAGGCCATCGCCAATCTCGAACACAAGCTGGAGTGTCAGCTGCTGCTGCGCGGGCGCCGGCCGGAACTCACCGAGTCGGGTAAACGGCTGTTCAGTTTTGCACGCACGGTTATCAATGAAGAAGAGCAGGCGCTGGATGACATTCATCGTATCCGCCTGGGCGAGCTTTCAACCCTCAATCTGGCGATGAGCAGTGCGGTCAATCGTTTCTACGGTGAAGTTCTGCTGCTCGAGTTCTGTGAGCGCAATCCGCTGACCCGTCTGAAGCTCGACGTCGCACCCAGCCGGGAGATGGTCTACGGAGTGGACGAGGATCGCTGGGAAATCGCCTTCGGTCCGTTTCAGACCCGCATGCCCGGACACTTCGAGTGCGTGCCTTTCTTTGAGGAAACCCGTCGACTGGTCGTGCACGAGAATCACCCGAACTTCCACGCCTTAAGGCGTGACCCGGGTTCCATGCTGGGATCTCAGACTCTGCTGACGTCCTTTCTCGACGATCCGGTCAAACGCCCGGGCAGTCAGCGTATCCGGGACATGGTGCAGGACGTCTGGGAGGTCAGCCATCTGGGTTTGCGGCTGGCGCTGTGCGAAGCCGGCAGAGGCATCACCTATCTGCCGGACAGCCTGGTTGCGAGCCTTGCCGGCTATCATCCGATTGAATCGCTGGAGGTTTCCTCCTTCGATCGGGAAGTCGGCGTGTATTACAAGAAACACAAGGCGCTGTCGGAAGGTGCGAAGCGCTTTATCGGGATCTGCCACCGCTACTTTGCGCAGGGCAGCCGTTGA